DNA sequence from the Oryza brachyantha chromosome 5, ObraRS2, whole genome shotgun sequence genome:
GTGGTAAATAAGCCTCATGATCAATTATTCATTTGCCCACTGAAGATGCTAGTGCTGCAccccttttttttcaacaaaaagaaaattaatggaTAGATGTATAGGAGAATATGTGAGTGgatatctatatataagttgGGAGAAGATGGCATGCCATTGGTGCAGAGTGGACAATCGTCAAACCTCACAGCAGAGCAGGCCCATTGGTAATTTGGTGCGGTGCtaatctctcttttcttttgttttctctttctgAAAGAAGGCCCTAATCTCTGTTTGACTCTGGGTTTTTATAACCATGTTTCAATGCTGACAAATTGAACATCCAGTGAATTAATTTTATGCTGTCAGCTTCAGAGACTAGTATCTTGCAGGATTGCACTAGAACTGTGTCACCAATGTAATTGCTCCTATGTTTCTAAACTGAAAGTGAGAGAGATGACCTAGCTAAATTCCATTTCAGATCTTCAGAGTCCTGATTAATCGACAGATCAAGTGGCATAGTTATCTGCCTGCAGCTCCACGCATCCTGCAGGCTACCAGACAGGCTAAGCTAGACAGAACTTCTCgagtcaaaaaaatttaagaacttTCCAACTCGTGGCCAACCACGATATTCCTTGGTAGCTAATTCAGCTAGGCCAATTCGTTCGTCCAAATCCATGTGCTGCCTATTTTGTCTTGTGCCTGGGTTCTGTGCAGCATGCTGCCTTGCCAAGCTAGCATAAGCATCAGGTGCCAATTAAGCAAAGGCCAAAGAGCTCAAGCAATCAAACGCAGCGACAGACAGACTAGCTGGCTAGTGCACTGACAAAGTCACAAGTAGTAACATGGAAAGTGACCAACTCTTGTATGTTCCTAGGTTAAAATTTGTCccatttcatgttttttttatatatgatcatATGTTCGATAAGTAGATATATAGGTTCATATTAGTGTTTGATGATGGGGGATTAGGAGCTAAGTTTTCATGGTCTAAGTGGAATCTGTCGACTGTCTACGACGAGAGGAAGTACCCGCTGTTTAATAATTAGGCAGCATCAAGTTTCTTCAGAGATGGTTATACTGAGGCCTtctttagttcccaaaatttttttctaaaaacatcacatcgaatttttggacacctaaataaagcattaaacatagatgaaccaaaaaaactaattgtacagttatggaagaaatcttgagacgaatcttttgagcctaattagcccatgattagccataagtgctacagtaatcaacatatgctaatgacggattaattaggctcaaaagattcgtctcgcggtttataggctagccatgaaattcgttttttcattcgtgtctggaAACCCTttccgatatccgatcaaacattcgacgtgacacctctcctaaaaattttctcgtATCTAAACACGACCTGACATATCCTTCGCGGCAAAGAAAGTTGCAAGTCAAGTCGTCGTGTCAGGTTCAGCTGgcagttttttttacatgtggGGAGATAGACCAAGTTGTGCAGATGATAGATAGGCAGATGCCTGATAGCTCCATTCAAAGCCCATCACTGCATAATACTAGTCTGCATTCAGACAGTTCTTACTCTGAACAACTTAGGCCAACATGACCAagctttctttctcttctttcacttttctttttacctACAAAAAGATAGCTCTTTTGCCTATAAAATGCTACTACAATTTGCAGGGTTGCAGGAGCACAAGGAATCACATGTTTTAGttccagaaaagaaaaggataacATGACACTAAAGTCACAAGGCTCTATCAGAGTCATGATCCAACATATGCCGTAAGTGCGAAAAAAAGGCTTTTTTTTATGATCAGTCATTCCAATTCCGTTGCCGGGGGCGTTGGAAAATTCAGAGCACACATCCCACTAACAACAGTAGGGTTAATGCAGCAGTTGACTTGATCTAATCAAGTCATGAAGCCATGAACAACATCATAGGCTACTTGCACAGCAACTGTACCTTCCGATGGTCATCAGTTGGCTGCACTGGCCTAGTGGTCATTTTCAGTGGCTGCACAAGTCAAAATACGGCAGCTGGATGCTGGACTAGTCGTGATAGACGCTGGCAAGACTGAAGACCAAGATAGATTGGGCATCATCACTATCTGAAACTACACCAAGATGGTGACATCTCCCGTAATTCGAATGCTGCTATATCTTTAGAATCATCGTTTAATTAACACGGTGACTGTTGATTAGCCATGTCACTGCACTGATGAAACACCTGAACTGTGAGAAAACTAATGTGTTAAGAAGAAAAAGTTTGTACAGGGAGGCATGCTTTAATTTAGCAATATTATCTGGTAGGTACGATTTATGCATCCTGGACAAGGACTGTGAAATTAAACCATGACTCCCTTGTGTTCATCATGTACAAGCTATCGCCATCACAATAATTTGGTTTACTACATGACAGTAATGATTATCCCACTATCTGTAAAGAAGTAAGAACATGGCAGCTATGATGAATGTACAATGTTTGAACTACCTGTACTACAGTATGCATACACAGCAGACAGCACTACAGCACCTAGGTATAACAAACTGATCAAGCGTGCAGAAGACACCTAGCAGTGGCAAATGTACAGTGCCATGAAATCCAGATATTCACAAACTTCAGAATCCAGATATTCACAAACTTAGAATCCAGATATTCACAGCAGTACTTCAGTTCTCACCGAGCTCTTCGTCCTTGTTCCATGGAATCTAATGAGTGACTGTTGGTTCTCATGTCCACTGCAGCTGGGCCTTGATGATGATTTGCAGTAGCTGTTAGTTGCACCTGGTTCTCACTTTCAGGGTGGAGAATGTGCTCAAAGTATGCGTGAGGCCAAAATCCTGGAATTCAACAGGTAACATGTCAGTACAATCTTCGGCTGCCCAAAATAaaaagggttttttttatcatccttgaaaagtacctACTAAGAttgtcttttaaaaaaaagaggtgaAGTCCATTTTGCCCCCTCACAAtttcacttctgtttataagttaaaatttaaattttcaaacttatatTTGGTGCTGATTTTAGAGATTTATCatcgcagtttattttttagcctttataATTAGATCGTTTAGAACATGTctcagaaattattttacgtttgcaaatatgccgtttggctttttcagtcaaaaaaaccaaaagatgaggaCCGTGATATTTTACACCTCCAACTCAAAACAGGTTGAAATAACCCCCTCCCCGTCCCAGAACAATACCACCCAGTTTAACTTCAACGATGGTTTTACCAAAAATTGTCATCTAATAATATGTTTTCCATCTCTTACTAGTCGGGTGCAATGTCAAAGAACTTAATTGATTATAGTAGCAAACTTTATGAAAACCACGGGCTATGACCTAAAAAACTTTGCCCATACACCCAGTGGGGCGCAAAATAGACTTGactaaaaaagagagaaaaagatacTACTACCACTACGGATTGAGTTTTACGATTTAGAGCACAATTGGGCCTAACCATTGAGTATAGCCCGGCCCATCGGACTTTTAGAATATGGGCCATAGTAGGCCCAATATAGGCTAGTATCATGTATCCCAGCAATCTTATATGCAGTCTGACTGGGCTGGTTTAGTAcatatcttttctcttttttctggCCGGGCCCAAGTTGAAAAActtgaaagaaacaaaagatgCTCGGGGTCTATTCACTTTTTAGCTGATCCTGACATAAAAGGAACCTGTATGATGTATCTGTACTTATCATagcttttatttctttctttaaaGAAAGCAACAGAAAAGGATCTTGCCGtacaaatttgtaaaagaagtTCTAAAAGAAATGTATTGAAAGCAAGAAGTGAAGTTATCATCATGCATACCTTGTTCACCAGCAGGTGGTGGGAAAAACTGCAGGTAGCAGAATGAAGCAACCACCAGTCCTGAAGAATAAAGCCAACTTGACAGTATGATATTGTGCTCTGAAAATGAGTTTCTGTAGCAGTTGAAAGGTAGCTATGATCCATGGAAACCTACCAAGCATTCCACCTGTGAAAACATCCTGCCAGTGGTGCCAGTAGTCATCCACCCTCGAGATCCCAACCATCGCTGCAAGAAGCAGAGGCAAGACGATGATGCAGAGCTTGGCCACATGCCCTCCTCGATCGAACGCCTTGAGCTTGCCGGCGAGGTACCATGACAGGAAGCCTAGTCCGGCAAAAGACCCTGCAAGAACAGAAAAGGAAAGCAGCATTTTTCAGCTTGGAGTGGAAATTCAGTTCAGTGAGCAGAATTTGGCTTTCAGGATTGCAGGTGGATGTTGTGCTGTTCACTTGCATGAGGTATGCCCACTGGGGAAGCTCTTGTGCCCTTCTTTGATGACACTCCTATCCCCATGGCAGATGACACCTCTGGTGATGTTGTTGTATCTCTGAAATGGAGTCAAAGAACCCAGCAAAGTGGCATGGTTCATCAAGCTCTGAAGAAGATATGGACTGAACAAACAACAGAAGTGGCGACTCACTGCGATGCCGTCAGGAAAGCATCGCCAGAAGAAGTTGGGTCGAGGCCGGCCAACACCATCCTTGATCGCGTCAGTCAGGACTGCCGTTATCAGCACAGAAAACAGAAGGCCTGCAATGCAAGAAGCACTTTGAAGAATTCAGAATGAACCTGCAAAAAAACAGTgtacatacacacacatcaGAAAGAAGCAGACAACGGAAAGAACTTGCCTAGGATGGCATGATGCAGGTCATACACGTTCCTCCTCTTCATGTATATCACGGTGAAAATGATGATCGGGCCGACGACAGAATATATCTGAGCTATCAACGAGCGAGATTTcagaacaagaaaatttttgttccAATTGCTGTAActgaagaagacgacgacaggaaggagaggagagcagtACGGGCACGGCCCAGATCGGCACGGTGTTGTTCTTGAGTGGGTACCGGAGGCTGGTCATCATGTCCTCTCCGACGAACCGGTGGAACGGCTCGATCAGGTTGAGCCCGGCGTCGATCGCGACGAGGAGAACCAGCACGATCCAGTCGAACAGGTGCAGTCTCGCGACCTTGCTCCCATGCGTTTTCAGGTACGGGTGCGGGACTCCCAGTCGGatgggcgccggcgccggtgccgtcgccggcggtggcggcatcTTGTTCTCGGTAGAACGCAACGCAGCCCGGCCAATTCCCTGAAAAATTCGCCATtttgatgcatatataatcAGCGTCTGCTCATCGGCAGGTCACAGAAACGAGGAAATGATCATTGATCGACTAAATCATTGATGGACAGGTCATTTGCAACAGCAAGAAACACTCCTACAACCTCTTAAGATTCCCTGATcctattgtttctttttttgtttgggtTCTGAAAGAACTAAGAAGCAACTACATGACAGTTGCAAATGGCCAAGAAGAAGCTGACAATCATAGGATGTGACCGCCATAAAGCTCATGGTTTGGACATCAAAAGTTGAGGAGAGAATAGGAGCAGAGCAAACAACTCACAGGATAATGCGGAGAAGAAGAGCAGTGGTCAACGGCGGCAGGTT
Encoded proteins:
- the LOC102719773 gene encoding lipid phosphate phosphatase 2-like — its product is MPPPPATAPAPAPIRLGVPHPYLKTHGSKVARLHLFDWIVLVLLVAIDAGLNLIEPFHRFVGEDMMTSLRYPLKNNTVPIWAVPIYSVVGPIIIFTVIYMKRRNVYDLHHAILGLLFSVLITAVLTDAIKDGVGRPRPNFFWRCFPDGIARYNNITRGVICHGDRSVIKEGHKSFPSGHTSWSFAGLGFLSWYLAGKLKAFDRGGHVAKLCIIVLPLLLAAMVGISRVDDYWHHWQDVFTGGMLGLVVASFCYLQFFPPPAGEQGFWPHAYFEHILHPESENQVQLTATANHHQGPAAVDMRTNSHSLDSMEQGRRAR